The DNA window GTCTTcctccctcaactccttcgATATCCCAACCCGACCGACCCTCTCAACGGAGAAGCAGCAGCCTTGCTTATTAGGGAGCCCAAGAGCTATGATGCGAAGGTTAAAGGTACGTAAGGACGGACCTTGGGGCTACGATTACTTACCATACTAGAATACGTCCAGAAATACGCCTCTAAGGAAGCCGCAGACGAAGCCGGAGCCGAGAgcgaagatgacgatgagctATCCTCAGTTGCCAGCTTtggagacgacgacgacgagccCGCGGGCCAGATGGATGATGTATAATGTCAAGGTTTGACTTGGGCGAGCGTTTCGATTCACACAAATGGCGTCATGGGATCAATGGGCGGACTAGGAGCTATCATTGGATGGAGTTGCAGCAAACAACGCGCAGGCTTGCACTCGGATCACATTTTGTTTGTGCTATATTAGGTATACTGCACGTTGCTTCGCTTGTATCTTACAGAGGAAGACTAGACGGAAATGGCACTGGATGTCATGGCTTGTTAGTCAACAGTGTATCAGCTGGGACCGTAAATATTTGGACATCCCGCCAACTCTACCAGGAGATTCTGCGGCAGGAATATACAGGATAATTGACTTTTTATTCTATAAATTGGGTTGTGCCCGGGTATCATATCTCGTCAATGCATATAAAACCAAACGCCTTGCTATGGAACCTTAATCCGAATCATAGTCTACCAAACCTGTTGGCGCCGTCTCTACTGTTTTCGCCCGTGCTTTGGCTGGTGGTCCCGAAGTATGCGACTCTGCTTCTTGTACTGGACGTTTCCGCTTCACTCCAGGTAATCTTGCAGGCCCTTTCGTCTCACTTCGCCCATCATTCAAGAAAGGATCTTTGGCGGCACGAGTATTTCCCATGAGTTCTGATACAAACGTCTCTTTCCGCTTCGCAACTTCCTTGTCGGATTTAAGCTTGTTCCCACTCTTTGAATCGACGTATTTCTTCTTACTCTCTTCAGTCTTGAACAACGGTTTTGACAAAGCTCGATCTCGACCACCGTCCACGGGCCCAAAGTTAACGAGAGCTGCGCGACGAGCATCCTCTTCTGTACCAGGCACAATATCAATGCCAAGACTCATGCGATCCTGCAGATCCTCTGTCGCTGCTGTATCGCGCTCGCGCTCCTTGCGCCCGACCCTGAAAGCCTTCCGTAGCTTTTGATTCTGCGTATATGGATCGTCCCAGTGCTTCGCTGAcgcttcaagaagctcatcTATACGCAGCGTCGCATTCTTGAGCTGCTCTCTGTCCTCGATTGTTTTCTCAAGACTCGCAAAGGCGTTCTTCCTAAGTGCCTCGCGTTCCTGGTCCGTCATTATAACCTTATCCCCCTCGCGAGGGACATCCTCGCCGGTATCCCTCTTCGTGCCGCCCGCGACAACCACATACGCCGTGTTCTTGGGATCAGTGTGAATCTCAATCTCGCCGCCGCACTCGACGTGCTTGAACCGGAAACTCCATATGTGCGTGGAGAAGTAGCTACCGACGCGGCGCTTCTCGGCGTTGAAGCGGACGCCCTGGCCTATGATTGTGGGTTTCGGACAGGTGCTGCACCATATTGCGTAGGGGAGCTCGAAGCGGACTGTCAGGGAGCCTGGTTTGGAGGCGCGGGCGCCGAGGGGGTGTTTTTTGTGGAGGGCGTTGGCGGAGATTGTGCCTTCGACTTCTGGAGGGACGTAGCGTCCCATGTTGAAGCCTTGCATGGCTGCGGTTGTTGTGGCTTGTGGCCGGTGTCGGTGGATGTGAGGATGTTGAGGTGAAGATTACCTAGTGATGACTGAAGGAAGGGTTGTATGTTAGTACCTTTTTTGGTGGAGGTACGTCACTGCTTAGTGGGGTCTGTTGGTGTAAGTCGATAGGTATCCTGGTTGCCAACCAGTATCAGTATATCCACGATCACGTTGGATGTTAGTGAGAGCAATTTTATAGGCACTGAGTATTTGTAGATGagtgaaagaagaaggggTAAGTTTGAGGGCGATTATATCAATAGTAAGAGACGAATTTCAGTGTAGTATATCATGTAAGTAGACTTTTTTCAACTGGGTTTAACATGAAGTCTACATTTAGGTATCCgtataataataagggaCGGAATTAGTAGATGCCATTCAGGCTATTATTCTAGGTCAATTGATTTTTTACTTTGACTAAGAGGTCATCTTTCTACTACCCACTAGACTTGTCATATTAACCACTATTAGATTGACAGGAAATCGAGGCTTCTATTACTGTATAGGCTTCGTCTCGACGCAGTtcgtcttctttttttgccctctctttcttcttcttgtttaTTGCCGCAACTTTGGATGTCAATAGGGGAACTACCTCTGACTCACCAACTTGGGAATCTCTTGGTCAGATTTCCTTGTAATGACAGCGTTTTATGGAGTACCGATGCCAACGGACATATGTTGGTTGGCATGGTTTACAATATCTCACCAATCAACATAACTCATGATACTCATAAGTGGAATCTTATTTCCTTTACAACAGCCGTCGACGAGACTTTTAGTTTGTTGCCTACACAATGATCCAATCACATCTCACGGCGAGTAACGCAAACTCCCTGTAGAATGTACATAGCCTACCAATAATCCCTGTAACAGTCATACCTCACTTCTCATGATGCCCTACACCAAACTATCTGCCTATATAATGAGAATACTCATGACTACACCTCGACATCTATCAGCATCTCTCACCTTTTCACTCAAATCAACAACTAAAGTTCGATCCTTCACAGCCATGGCTCCCCACAACGATGTCGAAGCCTTTCATGAGGCCCTCCGCTCCAGCAAGCGCATCCTCGCTCTCTGCGGTGCTGGTCTCTCAGCTTCATCCGGCCTTCCAACATTTCGAGGTGCTGGTGGCCTCTGGAGGAACCATGATGCTACCTCTCTCGCTACTCCCGATGCTTTCGATGATGACCCTGGTCTTGTCTGGATGTTTTATGGCTACAGACGTCACATGGCGTTGCGAGCTCAGCCGAATCCTGCACATTACGCTCTGGCAAAGCTTGcggagaagaacaaggacttTCTGTGTTTGACCCAGAATGTCGATAGTAAGCATCGCGGCAATTATACTCTACTGCTAGCTAATTGAATACTTAGATATCTCTCCAAGAGCAAACCATCCACCAGAGCAACTTCGTACTCTGCATGGGTCTCTGTTCGACATTAAGTGCAGCAACGATGCATGCTCATGGATCGAGCGAGACAACTACAAAGATCCCTTCTTCCCCGCTATAGCGCAGGCATCTGAGGATGTCGAGCCTGGCAAACCATTCCCGCTTCTCGACGCCAACAGTCCTCTGGCCCCAATCCCCCATGATGAAATCCCCAAATGCCCCGAGTGCAAGACGGGCCTACAGAGACCTGGCGTTGTGTGGTTTGGAGAGAGTCTGGACGAGTTGATGATAATGGGCATCACAAACTGGCTTTTGAAGGATAAAGTTGTAAGTCAACCCAACCCCCCATTCCAACGAAAAGAGACTTTAATCAGCTAATTGAATTTATCAGGATTTGATGCTTGTCATCGGTACCTCTGCCCAAGTCTATCCCGCTGCAGGCTACATTGACAAGGCCAGGCGCAAAGGTGCCCGCATCGCAGTCATCAATCCCGAGGCCGAGAATGAGGAGGAGATGTACAAGATTAAACCTGGAGACTTTGCCTTtggtcaagatgctgcaGAGTGTCTGCCTGCTCTTTTGGAGCCAGTTATTGGGAAGCTTGAAAAGGATGGGAACTGAGAAACATGCATGCGATAGCCCATGGGTTTCCTCACAATAGAAGGAAACATGTTGGCCGAAACGAAACAAGCTTCTTTACATATGGAAATCGTGATACAAATATAAAACTTCTCCTAGTCGAGCTCGCCAATAAATATCGTTGTGAAAGTACACAGTTAGCCTCGTATTATTCCATGTTAGTGTTAGTCGTTTCGGTTTCAGCACACGTCCCCTTTAGCTGAAGCACGCTTGCAACCAACAAAACTCCTGTCAGCAAATTCAATAAGCAAAACCTTCTCAATTGTGCTAAAGCCGTGACCTATGAGCAGTCAAAGCGAGGAGGATTCCTCCACTGCAAAAGGAGAAACAATCCAGACCCCTATCTAAACCCACCTGAAATTGCGGGTTTCTATCTAGAGCTAAGTTATGAGGTCCGTGTTGATGGTGTTTAAAAAGATTGTGTATCCCTAGTTTAAAGGAGTAGAATaatagaaagaaagaaaagcagaATCATTTCCTTGTTATCAATTACCTCTAtatcaattaattttacaTCTCTAATAATGGCCTCCAAATTCCTCGCCCTGGCcctcgccgccgccgccccAGCCCTGGCCAAAACTGATCTCGCCGGCTGCACCACCTATGATACAGTCGTCAGTAACGCTGATGGCATGTACGCTACGAGAATCTGGTACGTCCCCGACTCGGGCGAGATCTGCGACCTTCTCGACTGTGGCGGTGGCCGAGCTCCTCCCAAGACCACTGTCCCCGGATGTCCCGCCTACGAAGGCACAGAGACGTACTCTCCTCTCTTTATCAACCCCAAGACTCTCGGTGGTGCTGCCCCTACTGGTGCTTCTGAAGAGACTGCAAGCGTTTCTGCTACTATCACTTCAGCCCCTGTTACAGAGACAAGCGCCAGTGGTACTGCCACTAAGACTGAGGCTGCCACTGAAACCGAAGCTGCTTCTGAGACAGAGTCCAAGTCTGAGAGCACGGTCAAGCCCATCCTCTCTGGCATCCGCAAGGCCAACGACACAGTAAAGTCTACTGCCATCACCACCCCCGGCCGTGCCACTCTTACTACCACTGCTTCCTCCGGAGCCGGATCCGGTACCGCAACTTCCGGATCCGATTCTGGCTCCGCTTCCGACTCCGAGTCCGCCGCTTCTGGAACGGGGACCGCCGTTTCTACCGCCGGTGCCGCCGCGATGCCCACAGCCGGTGCTTTCCTTGCTCTCGCCGGCGCCGCCATCTACGCCGGAATGCTTTAGAtgattaattatttaatatggGATGGATATGGGACATGTACCTGGAAAACATCATTTTATCTCTTTTCGTAAAATAATAGACACGTCAATTTCCTTGTACTTCTTCTTTCCGTATTACCCTTTGCCGCTTGACCCGTAAGCAAACGTCTTTGCCCGCCGGTAACCACCATAACCAAGGATATTCCGCCCATTTCCAAAGTTCCgcccattcattcattctttcttATCCCTCCTCTCAGTTTTTGTTTACTTGAGCAAAGTTCAACTTATCTAAACCCCCTGGTCACCCCCCGCCTTTTCCGCTCTCCGCCCGTTTAGATCTCCCCCGGGTTCCACCACGACGAGCAATAGGGCGTTGAAGCTGATAGGTCGGTCAACCAACTCGTGCTATCAAATGACAAGATCTAGCACCAAGAGGGCGTCTTAGCTCATGGGCTTGTCCCTGATGTTGTACATCAAACTTGAAGATGCATTTCTGGTTGTGAGATACATATAAAGATCAATAGTAAATCAATATTTCAAGAAACCCTGTAGTCAAGATGACCTCAAGTACTCGAGTCTTCTGTATGACACGGTGCTCATCCACCATCATACCTTGATTGTAACTTGATCAGCCATCACTTGATTGATTGACCGTCTGTCTTACTCTAGAACCATCTGTCTTTGTCTCGCTTCCCCCGCAAAACCTTGCTTCCCGTTCCCACAT is part of the Fusarium poae strain DAOMC 252244 chromosome 4, whole genome shotgun sequence genome and encodes:
- the UBC8 gene encoding Ubiquitin-conjugating enzyme E2 8 (BUSCO:50581at5125); the encoded protein is MTICMPLLTPRPAETPFEGGTWKVHVELPDTYPYKSPSIGFVNRIFHPNIDELSGSVCLDVINQTWSPMFDMINIFEVFLPQLLRYPNPTDPLNGEAAALLIREPKSYDAKVKEYVQKYASKEAADEAGAESEDDDELSSVASFGDDDDEPAGQMDDV
- a CDS encoding hypothetical protein (BUSCO:43744at5125); this encodes MQGFNMGRYVPPEVEGTISANALHKKHPLGARASKPGSLTVRFELPYAIWCSTCPKPTIIGQGVRFNAEKRRVGSYFSTHIWSFRFKHVECGGEIEIHTDPKNTAYVVVAGGTKRDTGEDVPREGDKVIMTDQEREALRKNAFASLEKTIEDREQLKNATLRIDELLEASAKHWDDPYTQNQKLRKAFRVGRKERERDTAATEDLQDRMSLGIDIVPGTEEDARRAALVNFGPVDGGRDRALSKPLFKTEESKKKYVDSKSGNKLKSDKEVAKRKETFVSELMGNTRAAKDPFLNDGRSETKGPARLPGVKRKRPVQEAESHTSGPPAKARAKTVETAPTGLVDYDSD
- a CDS encoding hypothetical protein (SECRETED:SignalP(1-18)), translating into MASKFLALALAAAAPALAKTDLAGCTTYDTVVSNADGMYATRIWYVPDSGEICDLLDCGGGRAPPKTTVPGCPAYEGTETYSPLFINPKTLGGAAPTGASEETASVSATITSAPVTETSASGTATKTEAATETEAASETESKSESTVKPILSGIRKANDTVKSTAITTPGRATLTTTASSGAGSGTATSGSDSGSASDSESAASGTGTAVSTAGAAAMPTAGAFLALAGAAIYAGML